A single Triticum dicoccoides isolate Atlit2015 ecotype Zavitan chromosome 2A, WEW_v2.0, whole genome shotgun sequence DNA region contains:
- the LOC119355823 gene encoding UDP-glycosyltransferase 73D1-like produces the protein MEATLSPKPHFVVIPWPTTSHIIPIVDIGCLLALHGAAVTILTTPASAQLVQSRVDRVGGQGDSAGIEVAVIPYPSVEAGLPEGCERLDHVPSPDLVPSFFDATTRFGDAVARHCRLMASPRRPSCVIAGMCNTWASGIARELGVPCYIFQGFSAFALLCCEYLHTHKPHEAVASPDELFDVPVLPPFECKFARRQLPLQFLPSCSIDAESLQELREFELAVDGIVVNSFEELEHDSAARLAAATGKTVLAVGPVSLCHAPALDVSDDATRCMAWLDAKKAKSVLYVSFGSAGRMPPAQLMELGMALVSCPWPVLWVIKGADALPDDVKMWLQENTDADGLADSQCLAVRGWAPQVPILSHPAVAGFMTHCGWGSTLESVAAGVPMAAWPFTAEQFLNEKLIVNVLGIGVSVGVTKPTEGVLTGGSGGAKVEVGMEQVKSALEKLMDGGAEGEDRIRKVQELKAKAKAALENGGSSCMNLDKLVQSVV, from the coding sequence ATGGAGGCGACCCTGTCCCCAAAACCTCACTTCGTGGTCATCCCATGGCCAACCACCAGCCACATCATCCCCATCGTCGACATCGGCTGCCTCCTCGCCCTGCACGGCGCCGCAGTCACCATCCTCACGACGCCCGCCAGCGCGCAGCTCGTCCAGAGCCGCGTGGACCGCGTCGGCGGCCAGGGCGACTCTGCCGGGATCGAGGTCGCCGTGATCCCGTACCCGTCCGTCGAGGCCGGGCTGCCGGAGGGGTGCGAGAGGCTGGACCACGTCCCCTCGCCCGACTTGGTGCCCAGCTTCTTCGACGCCACCACGCGATTCGGCGACGCGGTGGCACGGCACTGCCGACTCATGGCGTCGCCGCGGCGTCCGAGCTGCGTCATCGCCGGAATGTGCAACACGTGGGCGAGCGGCATCGCGCGTGAGCTCGGCGTGCCCTGCTATATCTTCCAAGGCTTCTCCGCGTTCGCGTTGCTGTGCTGCGAGTACCTGCACACGCACAAGCCGCACGAGGCGGTCGCGTCGCCAGACGAGCTCTTCGACGTCCCGGTCCTGCCGCCCTTCGAGTGCAAGTTCGCGAGGAGGCAGCTTCCGCTGCAGTTCCTACCGTCCTGCTCCATCGATGCGGAGAGTCTGCAAGAGCTCCGCGAGTTCGAGTTGGCCGTCGACGGCATCGTGGTGAACAGCTTCGAAGAACTAGAGCACGACTCCGCTGCGCGCCTCGCCGCAGCCACCGGCAAGACCGTGCTCGCCGTCGGGCCAGTTTCCCTGTGCCACGCGCCTGCTCTGGACGTCTCAGACGATGCAACGCGGTGCATGGCGTGGCTGGACGCCAAGAAGGCCAAGTCCGTGCTCTACGTCAGCTTCGGCAGCGCCGGGCGCATGCCCCCGGCGCAGCTCATGGAGCTCGGCATGGCGCTCGTGTCGTGCCCCTGGCCTGTCCTGTGGGTCATCAAGGGCGCCGACGCGTTGCCCGACGATGTCAAGATGTGGTTACAGGAGAACACGGACGCTGACGGCCTCGCGGACAGCCAGTGCCTTGCGGTGCGCGGCTGGGCGCCGCAGGTACCCATCCTGTCGCACCCGGCCGTGGCGGGCTTCATGACGCACTGCGGATGGGGCTCCACGCTGGAGAGCGTCGCCGCAGGCGTGCCCATGGCCGCCTGGCCGTTCACCGCGGAGCAGTTCCTGAACGAGAAGCTGATCGTGAACGTGCTCGGGATCGGCGTCTCCGTCGGCGTGACCAAGCCCACGGAGGGCGTGCTGACGGGTGGCAGCGGCGGGGCGAAGGTGGAGGTCGGGATGGAACAGGTGAAGAGCGCCTTGGAGAAGCTCATGGACGGAGGAGCCGAAGGGGAAGATAGGATTAGGAAGGTTCAGGAGCTGAAGGCGAAAGCGAAGGCTGCTTTGGAGAACGGCGGGTCGTCGTGCATGAATCTGGACAAGCTGGTCCAATCCGTCGTCTGA